A genomic stretch from Arachis stenosperma cultivar V10309 chromosome 3, arast.V10309.gnm1.PFL2, whole genome shotgun sequence includes:
- the LOC130969006 gene encoding monodehydroascorbate reductase, chloroplastic/mitochondrial-like isoform X2: MPSSVRRLAMAAASSSLSLKQGLLLRPSHTNPLTRPRPSSTSLPSRSFRRCYAAFANENREYVIVGGGNAAGYAARTFVEHGMADGRLCIVTKEAYAPYERPALTKAYLFPPDKKPARLPGFHTCVGSGGERQTPEWYQEKGIEMLYQDPVKDIDIEKQTLTTNSGKHLKYGSLIIATGSSASRFPEKIGGNLPGVHYIREVADADALISSLGKAKKVVVVGGGYIGMEIAAATVAWKLDTTIIFPEDHLLQRLFTPSLSRRYEELYQKNGVKILKGASIKNLEAGPDGHVAGVKLGDGSVVEADTVIVGIGAKPAVSPFERVGLNTQVGGLQVDGQFRTGIPGIFAIGDVAAFPLKIYNRTARVEHVDHARRSAQHCVKSLLTAQTHTYDYLPYFYSRVFEYEGSPRKVWWQFFGDNVGETVEIGNFDPKVATFWIESGKLKGVLLESGSPEEFQLLPKLARNQPVIDKAKLQSASSVEEALDIAWRSLQVEATV, encoded by the exons ATGCCTTCCTCAG TTCGCAGGCTCGCTATGGCAGCAGCATCCAGCTCCCTCTCGCTCAAGCAGGGGCTCTTACTTCGCCCTTCGCATACCAATCCTCTCACCCGACCTCGTCCTTCTTCCACTTCCCTCCCTTCCAGAAGCTTCCGCAGATGCTACGCCGCTTTCGCCAACGAGAATCGCGAGTACGTCATCGTTGGGGGCGGAAATGCCGCGGGATATGCTGCTCGCACCTTCGTCGAACACGGCATGGCCGATGGTCGTCTTTGTATTGTCACCAAAGAGGCATATGCGCCTTACGAGCGTCCTGCACTCACAAAAGCGTATTTGTTTCCACCGGATAAGAAGCCTGCGCGCCTTCCTGGTTTTCACACCTGTGTTGGATCGGGTGGAGAAAGGCAGACTCCAGAGTGGTATCAAGAGAAGGGGATAGAG ATGTTGTATCAAGATCCAGTCAAGGATATTGATATTGAAAAGCAAACTTTGACAACTAATTCTGGAAAACATCTGAAGTATGGCTCACTTATAATTGCTACAGGGAGTTCAGCCTCGAG ATTTCCGGAGAAAATTGGGGGAAACCTACCTGGCGTTCACTATATCCGGGAGGTTGCAGATGCTGATGCACTGATTTCATCATTG ggaaaagcaaaaaaggttGTAGTTGTTGGAGGTGGATATATAGGAATGGAGATTGCTGCTGCAACAGTTGCTTGGAAACTTGATACAACA ATCATATTTCCCGAGGATCATCTCTTGCAAAGACTGTTCACTCCTTCGCTTTCCCGGAGATATGAGGAACTCTACCAAAAGAATGGTGTCAAAATATTGAAG GGTGCCTCCATAAAAAATTTGGAAGCTGGCCCTGACGGACATGTAGCTGGTGTCAAACTTGGAGATGGATCTGTTGTAGAAGCTGATACg GTAATTGTAGGCATTGGAGCAAAACCTGCTGTGAGTCCCTTTGAGCGGGTGGGCTTGAATACACAAGTTGGTGGATTACAG GTTGATGGTCAGTTCCGGACTGGCATTCCTGGAATCTTTGCTATCGGTGATGTCGCAGCTTTCCCTTTAAAG ATATATAACCGTACTGCTCGAGTGGAACATGTAGATCATGCTCGTCGCTCAGCACAGCACTGTGTAAAATCATTACTCACTGCACAAACTCACAC GTACGATTACCTTCCATACTTCTACTCAAGGGTGTTTGAATATGAAGGGAGCCCCAGAAAAGTATGGTGGCAGTTCTTCGGAGACAATG TCGGAGAAACAGTTGAAATTGGAAACTTTGATCCTAAAGTAGCTACCTTCTGGATTGAATCTG GTAAGCTGAAAGGAGTGCTGCTTGAAAGTGGGAGCCCTGAG GAATTTCAGCTCCTGCCTAAACTAGCCAGAAATCAACCCGTAATTGATAAGGCGAAGCTTCAAAGCGCATCTTCTGTGGAGGAGGCCCTAGACATTGCTTGGAGATCCTTGCAAGTTGAAGCTACAGTCTAA
- the LOC130969006 gene encoding monodehydroascorbate reductase, chloroplastic/mitochondrial-like isoform X1 produces the protein MPSSAVRRLAMAAASSSLSLKQGLLLRPSHTNPLTRPRPSSTSLPSRSFRRCYAAFANENREYVIVGGGNAAGYAARTFVEHGMADGRLCIVTKEAYAPYERPALTKAYLFPPDKKPARLPGFHTCVGSGGERQTPEWYQEKGIEMLYQDPVKDIDIEKQTLTTNSGKHLKYGSLIIATGSSASRFPEKIGGNLPGVHYIREVADADALISSLGKAKKVVVVGGGYIGMEIAAATVAWKLDTTIIFPEDHLLQRLFTPSLSRRYEELYQKNGVKILKGASIKNLEAGPDGHVAGVKLGDGSVVEADTVIVGIGAKPAVSPFERVGLNTQVGGLQVDGQFRTGIPGIFAIGDVAAFPLKIYNRTARVEHVDHARRSAQHCVKSLLTAQTHTYDYLPYFYSRVFEYEGSPRKVWWQFFGDNVGETVEIGNFDPKVATFWIESGKLKGVLLESGSPEEFQLLPKLARNQPVIDKAKLQSASSVEEALDIAWRSLQVEATV, from the exons ATGCCTTCCTCAG CAGTTCGCAGGCTCGCTATGGCAGCAGCATCCAGCTCCCTCTCGCTCAAGCAGGGGCTCTTACTTCGCCCTTCGCATACCAATCCTCTCACCCGACCTCGTCCTTCTTCCACTTCCCTCCCTTCCAGAAGCTTCCGCAGATGCTACGCCGCTTTCGCCAACGAGAATCGCGAGTACGTCATCGTTGGGGGCGGAAATGCCGCGGGATATGCTGCTCGCACCTTCGTCGAACACGGCATGGCCGATGGTCGTCTTTGTATTGTCACCAAAGAGGCATATGCGCCTTACGAGCGTCCTGCACTCACAAAAGCGTATTTGTTTCCACCGGATAAGAAGCCTGCGCGCCTTCCTGGTTTTCACACCTGTGTTGGATCGGGTGGAGAAAGGCAGACTCCAGAGTGGTATCAAGAGAAGGGGATAGAG ATGTTGTATCAAGATCCAGTCAAGGATATTGATATTGAAAAGCAAACTTTGACAACTAATTCTGGAAAACATCTGAAGTATGGCTCACTTATAATTGCTACAGGGAGTTCAGCCTCGAG ATTTCCGGAGAAAATTGGGGGAAACCTACCTGGCGTTCACTATATCCGGGAGGTTGCAGATGCTGATGCACTGATTTCATCATTG ggaaaagcaaaaaaggttGTAGTTGTTGGAGGTGGATATATAGGAATGGAGATTGCTGCTGCAACAGTTGCTTGGAAACTTGATACAACA ATCATATTTCCCGAGGATCATCTCTTGCAAAGACTGTTCACTCCTTCGCTTTCCCGGAGATATGAGGAACTCTACCAAAAGAATGGTGTCAAAATATTGAAG GGTGCCTCCATAAAAAATTTGGAAGCTGGCCCTGACGGACATGTAGCTGGTGTCAAACTTGGAGATGGATCTGTTGTAGAAGCTGATACg GTAATTGTAGGCATTGGAGCAAAACCTGCTGTGAGTCCCTTTGAGCGGGTGGGCTTGAATACACAAGTTGGTGGATTACAG GTTGATGGTCAGTTCCGGACTGGCATTCCTGGAATCTTTGCTATCGGTGATGTCGCAGCTTTCCCTTTAAAG ATATATAACCGTACTGCTCGAGTGGAACATGTAGATCATGCTCGTCGCTCAGCACAGCACTGTGTAAAATCATTACTCACTGCACAAACTCACAC GTACGATTACCTTCCATACTTCTACTCAAGGGTGTTTGAATATGAAGGGAGCCCCAGAAAAGTATGGTGGCAGTTCTTCGGAGACAATG TCGGAGAAACAGTTGAAATTGGAAACTTTGATCCTAAAGTAGCTACCTTCTGGATTGAATCTG GTAAGCTGAAAGGAGTGCTGCTTGAAAGTGGGAGCCCTGAG GAATTTCAGCTCCTGCCTAAACTAGCCAGAAATCAACCCGTAATTGATAAGGCGAAGCTTCAAAGCGCATCTTCTGTGGAGGAGGCCCTAGACATTGCTTGGAGATCCTTGCAAGTTGAAGCTACAGTCTAA